The following proteins are co-located in the Phyllostomus discolor isolate MPI-MPIP mPhyDis1 chromosome 1, mPhyDis1.pri.v3, whole genome shotgun sequence genome:
- the LOC114492886 gene encoding cathepsin G-like, whose product MQPLLLLMAFLLAPKVEAGKIIGGQKVKPHSRPYMAFLRVTSPKRKTCGGFLVREDFVLTAAHCWGSSIKVTLGAHNVKKHEETQQIIPMKKAIAHPDYRPKVNDIMLLQLQRKANLTATVSCLKLPKMGEKVKPGMVCSVAGWGRLDLNTTTNTLHEVDLKIQKDKLCTSRYKSHYNGTTQICVGDPKENRSSFRGDSGGPFVCNNVAQGIVSFGKKNGKPPRIYTRISAFLPWINRTMRHLLLQKQD is encoded by the exons ATGCAGCCACTTCTGCTCCTGATGGCCTTTCTTCTGGCCCCCAAGGTGGAGGCAG GGAAAATCATTGGAGGGCAGAAGGTCAAGCCTCACTCTCGTCCCTACATGGCATTTCTTCGGGTCACATCTCCAAAACGTAAAACATGTGGAGGTTTCCTTGTGCGTGAGGATTTTGTGCTGACAGCAGCTCACTGCTGGGGAAG CTCAATCAAAGTCACCCTGGGGGCCCACAACGTCAAAAAACACGAGGAGACCCAGCAGATTATCCCGATGAAAAAAGCTATCGCCCACCCAGACTATCGTCCTAAAGTCAATGACATCATGTTACTACAG CTGCAGAGGAAGGCCAACCTGACTGCCACCGTGAGTTGCCTCAAGCTGCCCAAGATGGGAGAGAAGGTGAAGCCAGGCATGGTATGCAGTGTGGCCGGCTGGGGGCGCCTTGACCTGAACACCACCACAAACACGCTGCACGAAGTAGACCTGAAAATCCAAAAGGACAAGCTGTGCACCTCTCGGTACAAAAGCCATTACAACGGAACCACACAGATATGCGTGGGGGACCCAAAAGAGAATCGGTCTTCTTTTCGG ggAGACTCTGGAGGCCCCTTTGTGTGTAACAACGTGGCCCAGGGCATCGTCTCCTTcggaaaaaagaatgggaaaccTCCGCGTATCTACACTAGGATCTCCGCCTTTCTGCCCTGGATAAATAGAACAATGAGGCACCTCCTACTGCAGAAACAAGACTGA